A DNA window from Pseudomonas resinovorans NBRC 106553 contains the following coding sequences:
- a CDS encoding rhodanese-related sulfurtransferase, with amino-acid sequence MTQIVVAALYKFVTLKDYVALREPLLKTMLDHGVRGTLLLAEEGINGTVSGTREAIDALLAWLKVDPRLVDLDHKESYCLDQPFYRTKVKLKKEIVTLGVPGVDPNQQVGTYVEPQDWNALISDPEVLLIDTRNDYEVAIGTFEGAVDPKTKSFRDFPEYIKAHYDPAVHKKVAMFCTGGIRCEKASSYMLNQGFEEVFHLKGGILKYLEEVPQAETLWRGDCFVFDNRVTVRHDLSEGDFDQCHACRNPISVEERQSEHYSPGISCPHCWDSLSEKTRASARERQKQIELAKARNLPHPIGRDPRQALED; translated from the coding sequence ATGACCCAGATCGTTGTTGCGGCGCTGTACAAGTTCGTCACCCTGAAGGACTACGTTGCGCTGCGCGAACCCCTGCTCAAGACCATGCTCGACCACGGCGTTCGCGGCACCCTGCTGCTCGCCGAGGAAGGCATCAACGGCACCGTCTCCGGCACCCGCGAGGCCATCGACGCGTTGCTCGCCTGGCTCAAGGTCGACCCGCGCCTGGTGGACCTGGACCACAAGGAGTCCTACTGCCTCGATCAGCCCTTCTACCGCACCAAGGTCAAGCTGAAGAAGGAAATCGTCACCCTCGGCGTGCCCGGCGTGGACCCCAACCAGCAAGTGGGCACCTATGTCGAGCCCCAGGACTGGAACGCCCTGATCAGCGACCCCGAGGTGCTGCTGATCGACACCCGCAACGACTACGAAGTGGCCATCGGCACCTTCGAGGGCGCGGTGGACCCCAAGACCAAGTCGTTCCGCGATTTCCCCGAGTACATCAAGGCCCACTACGACCCGGCGGTGCACAAGAAGGTGGCGATGTTCTGCACCGGCGGCATCCGTTGCGAGAAAGCCTCCAGCTACATGCTGAACCAGGGCTTCGAGGAGGTGTTCCACCTCAAGGGCGGCATCCTCAAGTACCTGGAAGAGGTGCCCCAGGCGGAAACCCTGTGGCGCGGCGACTGCTTCGTCTTCGACAACCGCGTCACCGTGCGGCACGATCTCTCCGAGGGGGATTTCGACCAGTGCCACGCCTGTCGCAATCCGATTTCCGTGGAAGAGCGCCAATCCGAGCACTATTCCCCCGGCATCAGCTGCCCCCATTGCTGGGACAGCCTGAGCGAGAAGACCCGCGCCAGCGCCCGTGAACGGCAGAAGCAGATCGAGCTGGCCAAGGCCCGCAACCTGCCTCACCCCATCGGCCGCGACCCGCGCCAAGCCCTGGAGGACTGA
- a CDS encoding DsbA family protein, with protein sequence MDPMCSWCWGFSPVVAALAEQAAAAGVPLHLVAGGLRTGHGAALDNHTRRYILEHWQAVNQATGQPFQFDGALPDGFVYDTEPACRALVVARALAPELTWPLVRLIQQAFYAEGRDVTQASTLVALAEQAGIPRIEFATAFDAAASHEATSADFTWVQDLGIAGFPTLLAERDGQLALLTNGYQPLAELQPLLGRWLERGTHA encoded by the coding sequence ATGGACCCCATGTGCTCCTGGTGCTGGGGCTTCTCCCCGGTGGTGGCGGCATTGGCTGAACAGGCCGCGGCGGCCGGAGTGCCGCTGCACCTGGTGGCCGGCGGTTTGCGCACCGGCCACGGCGCCGCCCTGGATAACCACACCCGGCGCTACATCCTCGAGCATTGGCAGGCGGTCAACCAGGCCACCGGGCAGCCCTTCCAGTTCGACGGCGCCCTGCCTGACGGCTTCGTCTACGACACCGAGCCGGCCTGCCGCGCCCTGGTGGTGGCCCGCGCCCTGGCGCCGGAGCTGACCTGGCCGCTGGTGCGGCTGATCCAGCAGGCCTTCTATGCCGAAGGCCGCGACGTGACCCAGGCCTCCACCCTGGTGGCCCTGGCCGAGCAGGCCGGGATTCCGCGCATCGAATTCGCCACGGCCTTCGACGCCGCCGCCAGCCATGAGGCGACCAGCGCCGACTTCACCTGGGTACAGGACCTCGGTATCGCCGGTTTCCCCACCCTGCTGGCCGAGCGCGATGGCCAGCTGGCGCTGCTGACCAACGGCTACCAGCCGCTGGCCGAGCTGCAACCCTTGCTGGGCCGCTGGCTGGAGCGAGGTACCCATGCCTGA
- a CDS encoding ABC transporter ATP-binding protein, whose product MPDRLSWAEIRRLALRHKKALWLANLVAVLATLCSVPIPLLLPLLVDEVLLQRGDAALRFMDHFLPQPWENAAGYIGLMLVVTLVLRGMALVFNVLQARLFARLAKDIVYRIRIRLIERLKRISLGEYESLGSGTVTAHLVTDLDTLDRFVGETLSRFLVAVLTLTGTAAILVWMHWQLALLILLFNPLVIYSTVQLGKKVKHLKKLENDSTGRFTQALTETLEAIQEVRTSNRQGFFFGRLGQRAQEVRDYAVASQWKSDAASRTSGLLFQFGIDFFRAAAMLTVLFSDLSIGQMLAVFSYLWFMIGPVEQLLGLQYSYYAAGGALGRINELLARADEPQYSASVDPFKGRETVGIEVKGLRFAYGEEPVLDGLNLSIAPGEKVAIVGASGGGKSTLVQLLLGLYQPQAGQIRFGGCRLDEIGLAEVRDNVAVVLQHPALFNDSVRANLTMGRERSDDACWRALEIAQLADTIRGLPQGLDSVVGRSGVRLSGGQRQRLAIARMVLAEPKVVVLDEATSALDAATEYALHQALGSFLNGRTTLIIAHRLSAVKQADRVLVFDGGHIAEDGDHQQLIAEGGLYAKLYGHLQQG is encoded by the coding sequence ATGCCTGATCGCCTGAGCTGGGCGGAGATCCGCCGTCTCGCCTTGCGCCACAAGAAAGCCCTCTGGCTGGCCAACCTGGTGGCCGTGCTGGCCACCCTGTGCAGCGTGCCCATCCCGCTGCTGCTGCCGCTGCTGGTGGACGAAGTGCTGCTGCAACGGGGTGATGCCGCGCTGCGCTTCATGGATCACTTCCTGCCCCAGCCCTGGGAGAATGCCGCCGGCTACATCGGCCTGATGCTGGTGGTCACCCTGGTGCTGCGCGGCATGGCCCTGGTGTTCAACGTGCTGCAGGCGCGGCTGTTCGCGCGGCTGGCCAAGGACATCGTCTACCGCATCCGCATCCGCCTGATCGAACGCTTGAAACGCATCTCCCTGGGGGAGTACGAAAGCCTCGGCAGCGGCACCGTCACCGCCCACCTGGTGACCGACCTGGACACCCTGGACCGGTTCGTCGGCGAAACCCTGAGCCGCTTCCTGGTGGCCGTGCTCACCCTCACCGGCACGGCGGCCATCCTGGTCTGGATGCATTGGCAGCTGGCGCTGCTGATCCTGCTGTTCAACCCGCTGGTGATCTACTCCACGGTGCAGCTGGGCAAGAAGGTCAAGCACCTGAAGAAGCTGGAGAACGACAGCACCGGGCGCTTCACCCAGGCCCTCACCGAAACCCTGGAAGCCATCCAGGAAGTGCGCACCAGCAACCGCCAGGGTTTCTTCTTCGGTCGCCTCGGCCAGCGCGCCCAGGAAGTCCGCGACTACGCCGTCGCCTCCCAGTGGAAGAGCGACGCGGCGAGCCGCACCAGCGGCCTGCTGTTCCAGTTCGGTATCGATTTCTTCCGTGCCGCGGCCATGCTCACGGTGCTCTTCTCCGACCTGTCCATCGGCCAGATGCTGGCGGTGTTCAGCTACCTCTGGTTCATGATCGGCCCGGTGGAACAACTGCTCGGCCTGCAGTACTCCTACTACGCGGCCGGCGGCGCCCTCGGGCGCATCAACGAGCTGCTGGCGCGTGCCGACGAACCCCAGTACAGCGCCAGCGTCGACCCCTTCAAGGGCCGCGAGACGGTGGGGATCGAGGTCAAGGGCCTGCGCTTCGCCTATGGCGAGGAGCCGGTGCTGGATGGCCTCAACCTGTCCATCGCCCCCGGCGAAAAGGTCGCCATCGTCGGCGCCAGCGGCGGTGGCAAGAGCACCCTGGTGCAACTGCTGCTGGGGCTCTACCAGCCCCAGGCGGGGCAGATCCGCTTCGGCGGCTGCCGCCTCGACGAGATCGGCCTGGCCGAGGTGCGCGACAACGTCGCCGTGGTCCTGCAGCACCCGGCGCTGTTCAACGACAGCGTGCGCGCCAACCTGACCATGGGCCGTGAGCGCAGCGACGACGCCTGCTGGCGTGCCCTGGAAATCGCCCAGCTGGCCGACACCATCCGTGGCCTGCCCCAGGGGCTGGACAGCGTGGTCGGCCGCTCGGGGGTACGCTTGTCCGGCGGCCAGCGGCAGCGCCTGGCCATCGCCCGGATGGTCCTGGCCGAGCCCAAGGTCGTGGTCCTGGACGAAGCCACCTCCGCCCTGGATGCGGCCACCGAATACGCCCTGCACCAGGCGCTCGGCTCCTTCCTCAACGGCCGCACCACCCTGATCATCGCCCACCGCCTCTCAGCGGTTAAGCAGGCGGACCGGGTATTGGTGTTCGACGGCGGCCACATAGCCGAGGACGGCGACCACCAGCAGCTGATCGCCGAAGGCGGCCTCTACGCCAAGCTCTACGGGCATTTGCAGCAGGGTTGA
- a CDS encoding bifunctional 2-polyprenyl-6-hydroxyphenol methylase/3-demethylubiquinol 3-O-methyltransferase UbiG: MEEVSGPEDLSKGLEQQQQLQQELASIKAERERLHYDKPAPRAPEQAPPSNILPFPKRQLPSPSLRCGNALLLDYLYGVEPDALRDLPAERTHQLFDFATSAQAARALRCRRRMLARAIDETCQRVGQQARLLCIAGGHFREAELARELRHGGFGEMLVFDDDAARLDTVRKSYGALGVTTRQGDLEQLLAGECGLEGYDLVFSAGITELLDDHRCERLVQRLFQSVRPGGRLLLANFLPGVSAVAFLEGLLDWRPHYRQDVQMLSLLDGVDYNQIASARVFHDIGQRIVFLEAVRYG, translated from the coding sequence GTGGAAGAAGTCAGTGGTCCAGAAGATCTGAGCAAAGGCCTGGAACAACAACAGCAGCTTCAACAGGAGCTGGCGAGCATCAAAGCCGAGCGGGAGCGTCTGCACTACGACAAGCCCGCCCCCCGTGCCCCGGAGCAGGCACCGCCGAGCAACATCCTCCCCTTCCCCAAGCGACAGCTGCCAAGCCCCAGCCTGCGCTGCGGCAACGCCCTGCTGCTGGATTATCTCTACGGCGTCGAGCCGGATGCCCTGCGCGACCTGCCGGCGGAACGCACCCACCAGCTCTTCGATTTCGCCACCAGCGCCCAGGCGGCCCGCGCGCTGCGCTGCCGGCGGCGGATGCTGGCCCGCGCCATCGATGAGACCTGCCAGCGCGTTGGCCAGCAGGCACGCCTCCTGTGCATCGCCGGCGGGCATTTCCGCGAGGCGGAGCTGGCGCGCGAACTGCGCCACGGTGGCTTCGGCGAGATGCTGGTGTTCGATGACGACGCCGCGCGCCTGGATACCGTGCGCAAGAGCTACGGCGCGCTGGGCGTGACCACCCGCCAGGGCGACCTGGAGCAGTTACTGGCCGGCGAGTGCGGGCTGGAGGGCTACGACCTGGTGTTTTCCGCCGGGATCACCGAGCTGCTGGATGACCATCGCTGCGAGCGGCTGGTGCAACGGCTGTTCCAGTCCGTGCGCCCGGGTGGACGCCTGCTCCTGGCCAACTTCCTTCCCGGTGTCAGCGCCGTGGCCTTCCTGGAGGGACTGCTGGACTGGCGCCCGCACTATCGCCAGGACGTGCAGATGCTCAGCCTGCTGGATGGCGTGGACTACAACCAGATCGCCTCGGCGCGGGTGTTCCATGACATCGGCCAGCGCATCGTCTTCCTCGAGGCCGTGCGCTACGGCTGA
- a CDS encoding helix-turn-helix transcriptional regulator yields MDELYDSLVNLCYECVLDPGAWRPLLDHLAAATGHQMGALLFLDQRDQRPRVTSIHSCDPASVEAYNAYYHQFDPAKEMLVPRAVGSWYHDLEELGSRRIQRDLYYQEFHIPFGMHNISCIKLHETAASGTYLSLLTAVGATLPEMPQRDLLARLSPHLLRAARMSDRLQELELEVAHRDLLLERHPAPVWLLNGEGRVLYGNRQAEQRLGQPQFALQGRQGRLHGKALDGRLQALIRQAVGRDGKRRAGWLDLDSEAQSQLLVTPLPEDLALAARHRGPLVLVALLENQPASQLLADLFQLTPAERRLADLLVRGLTPEACAARLNVSINTVRTQLRALFRKTETERQAELVHLFTRLQGL; encoded by the coding sequence ATGGATGAGCTCTACGACAGCCTGGTGAACCTCTGCTACGAGTGCGTGCTGGACCCGGGAGCCTGGCGGCCGTTGCTCGATCACCTGGCGGCTGCCACCGGACACCAGATGGGCGCCCTGCTCTTCCTCGACCAGCGCGATCAGCGTCCGCGCGTCACCTCCATCCACAGCTGCGACCCGGCCAGCGTGGAGGCCTACAACGCCTACTACCACCAGTTCGACCCGGCCAAGGAGATGCTGGTCCCACGGGCGGTGGGCAGCTGGTACCACGACCTGGAGGAGCTGGGGTCGAGGCGCATCCAGCGCGACCTCTACTACCAGGAATTCCACATCCCCTTCGGCATGCACAACATCTCCTGCATCAAGCTGCACGAGACCGCCGCCTCGGGCACCTACCTGTCGTTGCTCACCGCCGTGGGCGCGACCCTGCCGGAGATGCCCCAGCGCGACCTGCTGGCCCGCCTGAGCCCGCACCTGCTGCGTGCGGCGCGGATGAGCGACCGCCTGCAGGAGCTGGAACTGGAGGTGGCGCACCGAGACCTGTTGCTGGAGCGCCACCCGGCGCCGGTCTGGTTGCTGAACGGCGAAGGGCGGGTGCTCTATGGCAACCGCCAGGCGGAGCAACGCCTCGGCCAACCACAGTTCGCCCTGCAGGGCCGCCAGGGGCGACTGCATGGCAAGGCCCTCGACGGCCGCCTGCAGGCACTGATTCGCCAGGCCGTCGGCCGCGACGGAAAACGCCGCGCCGGCTGGCTCGACCTGGACAGCGAGGCCCAGAGCCAACTGCTGGTGACGCCGTTGCCCGAGGACCTGGCGCTGGCCGCCCGGCACCGGGGGCCGCTGGTGCTCGTGGCGCTGCTGGAGAACCAGCCGGCCAGCCAGTTGCTGGCCGACCTGTTCCAGCTCACCCCGGCGGAGCGGCGCCTCGCCGACCTGCTGGTCCGGGGACTGACCCCGGAGGCCTGTGCCGCCCGCCTGAACGTGTCGATCAACACGGTTCGCACCCAGTTGCGCGCGCTTTTCCGCAAGACCGAGACCGAGCGCCAGGCCGAGCTGGTGCACCTGTTCACCCGCCTCCAGGGGCTCTGA
- the maiA gene encoding maleylacetoacetate isomerase — MNSELTLYGYWRSSAAYRVRIALNLKGLAYRQEPVHLVKDGGQQHQAAYRELNPQGLLPLLVDSGNAGGELRIAQSLAILEYLEEVFPVPALLPADPAQRALVRSLAMHIACDVHPLNNLRVLQYLKTELGVADEAKDAWYRHWITLGLGAVEKGLEAFGSKLSLGSRPGYLEACLVPQVYNARRFDCDLSSYPRILDIAARCDALEAFRNAAPEAQPDAQ, encoded by the coding sequence ATGAACTCCGAACTCACCCTCTACGGCTACTGGCGCTCCAGCGCCGCCTACCGTGTACGCATCGCCCTCAACCTCAAGGGCCTGGCCTATCGCCAGGAGCCGGTGCACCTGGTCAAGGATGGCGGCCAGCAGCACCAGGCGGCCTACCGCGAACTCAATCCCCAGGGCCTGCTGCCCTTGCTGGTGGACAGCGGCAACGCCGGGGGCGAACTGCGCATCGCCCAGTCCCTGGCCATTCTCGAATACCTCGAAGAAGTCTTCCCCGTGCCGGCGCTGCTGCCGGCCGACCCGGCCCAGCGCGCCCTGGTGCGCTCCCTGGCCATGCATATCGCCTGCGATGTGCATCCGCTGAACAACCTGCGGGTGCTGCAGTACCTCAAGACCGAGCTGGGTGTGGCCGACGAGGCCAAGGACGCCTGGTATCGCCACTGGATAACCCTGGGCCTCGGCGCTGTGGAAAAGGGCCTGGAAGCCTTCGGTTCCAAGCTCTCCCTGGGCAGCCGACCGGGCTATCTGGAAGCCTGCCTGGTGCCCCAGGTGTATAACGCGCGGCGCTTCGACTGTGACCTGTCGAGCTATCCGCGCATCCTCGATATCGCTGCACGTTGCGACGCCCTCGAGGCATTCAGGAATGCCGCCCCGGAGGCGCAGCCCGACGCGCAGTAA
- a CDS encoding methyl-accepting chemotaxis protein: MKIRQKMVASGAISILASVLLGGIGYWGQTQLAGALAENQLSVSALRNHLEGDMMHDALRADVLAALVVQPGDAAAAQQVRDDLREHSEWFRRTLADNAKLPLTADIRSAIADSQPALETYIAEAERLVALALRDPQAARGERSAFERSFAELEERNEALSGKIEAHAAKTRADGEAAVSSAAAWLVGGILLVIGLLCLVTGQLMRAVLRPLEKTVKVARAIAQGNLATQVSIDSDDEAGQLQRALAEMQGNLRQMIATIRNESEELRGTAHRLSETSQHIVDGASEQSDSATSMAAAMEQMIANIGQIAEHARNAQGISAQSEHLAGSGGKVILGVVDGMNRIAEAVNRSSSTITALGQSSEEIHSIIQVIKGIAEQTNLLALNAAIEAARAGDAGRGFAVVADEVRSLAARTAQSTQEITGMIQRIRESTQQAVDSMQAGVERVQDGVGLARQAGDSINEIRSGAQRAAEVVEEISHTIGEQSKASGEVAQRVELIAQMSRSNSHAMRDLALAAERLDQVAGTMQSSVARFEL; this comes from the coding sequence ATGAAAATAAGACAGAAAATGGTCGCTTCGGGCGCCATCAGCATCCTTGCTTCCGTGCTGCTCGGTGGCATCGGCTACTGGGGCCAGACCCAGCTGGCCGGGGCGTTGGCGGAAAACCAGCTGAGCGTCAGCGCCCTGCGCAACCACCTGGAGGGCGACATGATGCACGACGCCCTGCGCGCCGATGTGCTGGCCGCCCTGGTGGTACAGCCCGGCGACGCGGCCGCCGCCCAGCAGGTGCGCGACGACCTGCGCGAACACAGCGAGTGGTTCCGCCGCACCCTGGCGGACAACGCGAAGCTGCCGCTCACCGCCGACATCCGCAGCGCCATCGCCGACTCCCAACCGGCCCTGGAAACCTATATCGCCGAGGCCGAGCGCCTCGTCGCCCTGGCCCTGCGCGACCCGCAGGCGGCCCGTGGCGAGCGCTCGGCCTTCGAGCGCAGCTTCGCCGAACTGGAGGAAAGGAACGAAGCCCTCAGCGGCAAGATCGAGGCTCACGCGGCCAAGACCCGCGCCGACGGCGAGGCGGCCGTGAGCAGTGCCGCCGCCTGGCTGGTGGGCGGCATCCTGCTGGTGATCGGCCTGCTCTGCCTGGTCACCGGCCAGCTGATGCGCGCGGTGCTGCGGCCGCTGGAGAAGACGGTCAAGGTGGCGCGCGCCATTGCCCAGGGCAACCTGGCGACCCAGGTGAGCATCGACAGCGACGACGAGGCCGGCCAGTTGCAGCGGGCCCTGGCCGAGATGCAGGGCAACCTGCGGCAGATGATCGCCACCATCCGCAACGAGAGCGAGGAACTGCGCGGCACTGCCCACCGCCTGAGCGAGACCTCGCAGCACATAGTCGACGGCGCCAGCGAGCAGTCCGACAGCGCCACCAGCATGGCCGCGGCCATGGAGCAGATGATCGCCAACATCGGCCAGATCGCCGAGCACGCGCGCAACGCCCAGGGCATTTCCGCCCAGTCCGAGCACCTTGCCGGCAGCGGCGGCAAGGTGATTCTCGGGGTGGTGGACGGCATGAACCGCATCGCCGAGGCGGTGAACCGTTCCTCCAGCACCATCACCGCGCTGGGACAGTCGTCGGAGGAAATCCACTCGATCATCCAGGTGATCAAGGGCATCGCCGAGCAGACCAACCTGCTGGCCCTCAACGCCGCCATCGAGGCCGCCCGCGCCGGCGATGCCGGGCGCGGTTTCGCCGTGGTGGCGGACGAGGTGCGCAGCCTGGCGGCGCGCACCGCGCAGTCGACCCAGGAAATCACCGGGATGATCCAGCGCATCCGCGAGTCCACCCAGCAGGCGGTGGACAGCATGCAGGCAGGCGTGGAACGGGTGCAGGACGGCGTGGGCCTGGCGCGCCAGGCGGGAGATTCGATCAACGAGATCCGCAGCGGCGCCCAGCGCGCCGCCGAGGTGGTGGAGGAGATTTCCCACACCATCGGTGAGCAGTCCAAGGCCAGCGGCGAGGTGGCCCAGCGGGTGGAGTTGATCGCACAGATGTCCCGCAGCAACAGCCACGCCATGCGCGACCTGGCCCTGGCCGCCGAGCGCCTCGATCAGGTGGCCGGCACCATGCAGTCGTCGGTGGCGCGATTCGAGCTCTAA
- a CDS encoding VOC family protein, producing MDIRGLGYVTVASTDLTRWSDYATGVLGMMVDAGAHERLYLKMDERPYRILVERADRDGYGACGWEVAGKAAFEQAIAELQQADVEVRRGSASDAASRKVQELALFADPDGNRHELFWGPLQDFAPFISPAGVSGFVTSALGMGHAVLPAPSFDRCLDFYQRVMGFGLSDLMKVRFTPDPAEPEKRIHFLHCNNARHHSLALFECPIPSGCVHLMVEVRELDDVGRALDRMTAHGVKLSATLGRHTNDDMTSFYMQTPGGFDLEYGCGGKVMDWEVHTPFESTVVSHWGHDFSVGRR from the coding sequence ATGGATATCCGTGGCCTGGGTTACGTCACCGTAGCCTCGACAGACCTGACGCGCTGGAGCGACTACGCCACCGGGGTGCTCGGCATGATGGTGGATGCCGGCGCCCATGAGCGGCTCTACCTGAAGATGGACGAGCGCCCCTATCGCATCCTGGTGGAGCGCGCCGACCGCGACGGCTATGGCGCCTGCGGCTGGGAAGTGGCGGGCAAGGCGGCCTTCGAGCAGGCCATCGCCGAACTGCAGCAGGCCGATGTCGAGGTCCGCCGTGGCAGCGCCAGCGACGCCGCCTCGCGCAAGGTGCAGGAACTGGCCCTGTTCGCCGACCCGGACGGCAACCGTCATGAGCTGTTCTGGGGCCCGCTGCAGGATTTCGCGCCATTCATTTCGCCGGCCGGCGTGTCCGGTTTCGTCACCAGCGCGCTGGGCATGGGCCATGCGGTCCTGCCGGCGCCGTCCTTCGACCGCTGCCTGGACTTCTACCAGCGGGTCATGGGCTTCGGCCTCTCCGACCTGATGAAGGTGCGCTTCACCCCCGACCCCGCCGAGCCGGAAAAACGCATCCACTTCCTCCATTGCAACAACGCCCGCCACCACTCCCTGGCGTTGTTCGAATGCCCGATCCCCTCCGGTTGCGTGCACCTGATGGTGGAAGTGCGCGAGCTGGACGACGTCGGCCGCGCCCTGGACCGCATGACGGCCCACGGCGTGAAGCTCTCCGCCACCCTCGGCCGCCACACCAACGACGACATGACCAGCTTCTACATGCAGACCCCCGGCGGCTTCGACCTGGAGTACGGCTGCGGCGGCAAGGTCATGGACTGGGAGGTCCACACCCCCTTCGAAAGCACGGTGGTCAGCCACTGGGGCCATGACTTCAGCGTTGGCCGCCGCTAA
- a CDS encoding CoA transferase subunit A has product MDKRMTAADLVGQLRDGMTIGIGGWGPRRKPMALVREILRSDLKDLTVVAYGGADVGMLCAAGKVRKLVYAFVSLDFIPLEPYFRKARQEGAVEVMEIDEGMLLLGLKAAAMGAPFIPTAVGLGTDVLRLNPELKLVASPYDDRRDWVAMPALKLDAALVHVDRADARGVCQIAGPDHYMDDLFVRAAAKAYVSCDELVDSAWFHADPARARQVFWERNRTSGVVHLPGGAHPSSCAPLYGFDTAHFKAYNASAAEPDGWQAYVERYVNCGEAEYLARVGGLDAIRELPLPVF; this is encoded by the coding sequence ATGGATAAACGCATGACCGCCGCCGACCTGGTCGGCCAGCTGCGCGATGGCATGACCATCGGCATCGGTGGCTGGGGCCCCAGGCGCAAGCCGATGGCCCTGGTACGGGAGATACTCCGCTCCGACCTCAAGGACCTCACCGTGGTCGCCTATGGCGGTGCCGATGTCGGCATGCTCTGCGCCGCCGGCAAGGTGCGCAAGCTGGTCTACGCCTTCGTGTCGCTGGACTTCATCCCGCTCGAACCCTACTTCCGCAAGGCCCGCCAGGAGGGCGCGGTAGAGGTGATGGAAATCGACGAAGGCATGCTCCTGCTCGGCCTCAAGGCCGCCGCCATGGGCGCCCCCTTCATTCCCACCGCCGTGGGCCTGGGCACCGACGTGCTGCGCCTGAACCCGGAGCTCAAACTGGTGGCCTCGCCCTACGACGACCGCCGCGACTGGGTCGCCATGCCGGCGCTGAAGCTGGACGCGGCGCTGGTGCACGTCGACCGCGCCGATGCCCGTGGCGTCTGCCAGATCGCCGGCCCGGACCACTACATGGACGACCTCTTCGTCCGCGCCGCGGCCAAGGCCTACGTCAGCTGCGACGAGCTGGTGGACAGCGCCTGGTTCCACGCCGACCCGGCCCGCGCCCGCCAGGTGTTCTGGGAACGCAACCGCACCAGCGGCGTGGTGCACCTGCCGGGCGGCGCCCACCCCTCGTCCTGCGCGCCGCTCTATGGCTTCGATACCGCCCACTTCAAGGCCTACAACGCCTCGGCCGCCGAGCCGGACGGCTGGCAAGCCTATGTGGAGCGTTACGTGAATTGTGGCGAGGCGGAGTACCTCGCCCGCGTCGGCGGCCTGGACGCCATCCGCGAATTGCCGCTCCCGGTTTTCTGA
- a CDS encoding CoA-transferase subunit beta, with protein MTATKQPYSLAELMICAASEAFVGDGEVLATGIGVLQRLAASLAMLNHNADLMMTDSEAFMVAEPVPLGPRGDYQPKFDSWMGFSRIFDNVWSGRRHALVGPVQIDRFGQANISCIGEHAKPRSQMLGVRGFPGNSISHANSFLVSSHNKRVFVEGEVDVVASVGYNPERLARGWSLDEIDIRLIVTDLCVLDFQGPGRQMRVRSLHPGVAVEDVQAATGFPLHLPERIPTTAAPTLEQLILIQQLDPHNLRASQLKDNPPGVRARATSH; from the coding sequence ATGACTGCCACCAAACAACCCTACAGCCTCGCCGAGCTGATGATCTGCGCCGCCTCCGAAGCCTTCGTCGGCGACGGCGAAGTGCTCGCCACCGGCATCGGCGTGCTGCAGCGCCTGGCCGCTTCCCTGGCCATGCTCAACCACAATGCCGACCTGATGATGACCGACTCCGAAGCCTTCATGGTCGCCGAGCCGGTACCCCTCGGCCCACGCGGCGACTACCAGCCGAAGTTCGACAGCTGGATGGGCTTCTCGCGCATCTTCGACAACGTCTGGAGTGGCCGGCGCCATGCCCTGGTGGGCCCGGTGCAGATCGACCGCTTCGGCCAGGCCAACATCTCCTGCATCGGCGAACACGCCAAGCCCAGGTCGCAGATGCTCGGCGTGCGCGGCTTCCCGGGCAACTCCATCAGCCACGCCAACTCCTTCCTGGTGTCCAGCCACAACAAGCGGGTGTTCGTCGAGGGCGAGGTGGATGTGGTCGCCTCCGTCGGCTACAACCCCGAGCGCCTGGCCCGTGGCTGGTCGCTGGACGAGATCGACATCCGCCTGATCGTCACCGACCTCTGCGTGCTCGACTTCCAGGGGCCCGGGCGGCAGATGCGCGTCCGCTCCCTGCATCCCGGCGTCGCGGTCGAAGACGTCCAGGCCGCCACCGGCTTCCCCTTGCACCTTCCCGAGCGCATTCCCACCACCGCCGCACCGACCCTGGAGCAGTTGATCCTCATCCAGCAGCTGGACCCGCACAACCTGCGCGCCAGCCAGCTCAAGGACAATCCGCCCGGCGTACGTGCCCGCGCCACCAGCCACTGA